DNA sequence from the Fibrobacter sp. genome:
TAACGACCTTATCTCCCGCTGAGTTATCACTGACACCATCTGTTTCACTTACAACAGTCCTCTGCACCTGAAAACCGGTTTCCATTTCCTGCTGACCGGTGTTCCTTTTGTAAGGTACTCCATCGATCTCCTTTATCAAACGCTTTATAAGGTTTATTACTGTTCCGTCAGAATTCAAACTTATGTAACGCTGATTCTCCGATTCTATTATCCCGGTAAAAGAGATACCGTCCTTAAGCACGATTTCCACTTTTCCATCGGTTTTTTTTTGGGGGACCGGCACTGAAACTGCAGCTTCTTTTTTCTCCTCAGGCCTGGTTTTCTTTGCAGGAGAGACTTTCTTTTCAGGGACAGAAGCCGGCGTATTATCTACAGGTTTGTTGTCATTTACAGGGGTGATTTTCTTTTCCTGAGTATCCGGCAGATTATTCACTGCCTGTGCCCGGGAAAGTACTGCTTTTTTCTCTGCAACTCTAACCTCGGGGCTTTTCCCGCTGTCAATCTCGGCAATTATGTTTTTAAAGATGTTGACACGGGCTCCTTTGGAATTAAACGCAATCACCTTATCAGTCTCGGAAATGATGGTGCCTTTGAAGATATTTCCGTTTTTCAGCTTGATTGTTATCTCACCGGGAGTGTGTTCTTCATTTTTCACCGATACAGCCTGAACCTGTGGAGTATCTGAGGGCAAACTGTAACGTACTCCATCCTTTTCCGTAACCATCCTTTTAAGGATACTCACATTTGTACTGCCGATTCTCAATACAAAAAAGTTTTCATTTTCAGAAACCATT
Encoded proteins:
- a CDS encoding HEAT repeat domain-containing protein, whose protein sequence is MMFYRSAYGILIAVMVVFCHSFAAGPSTSLRVKNGTVYEGEMVSENENFFVLRIGSTNVSILKRMVTEKDGVRYSLPSDTPQVQAVSVKNEEHTPGEITIKLKNGNIFKGTIISETDKVIAFNSKGARVNIFKNIIAEIDSGKSPEVRVAEKKAVLSRAQAVNNLPDTQEKKITPVNDNKPVDNTPASVPEKKVSPAKKTRPEEKKEAAVSVPVPQKKTDGKVEIVLKDGISFTGIIESENQRYISLNSDGTVINLIKRLIKEIDGVPYKRNTGQQEMETGFQVQRTVVSETDGVSDNSAGDKVVKRVVPFTTIPSDVSVSSLMASLKSADWRERSRAARLTGGMGQWAASAIPLLTELLSDTVNSEKPAPVWIDSSEINIMLWPGLEAARTLALMGKEGFTQLSNAVNQPNPLIRKHAAFGLCELTDDNALRLLSGLLRDINAHVRAVAV